One Tolypothrix bouteillei VB521301 DNA window includes the following coding sequences:
- a CDS encoding RNA-guided endonuclease InsQ/TnpB family protein produces the protein MQVSYQYKLRPNQSQSKVMDSWLDMQRSLYNWFLADRIDGYYQTFVMGEYCDIRTKTERYPLSCSLSKNSHLHNPWKNPDKDGLIKKRSASLMQDAYLTELKQARPWYKTIHSNVLQMLIKRLDAAMAGFFQHGRGFPSFKNKSNFRSFQYKPGDVKLNKNKIYLPSIGWMRFFNSRTIPTGFEIRTVTMRKKADGWYGSILIENKEIPNFPNPREINTLISLDMGITKLVHCSDGTDFVNPRPSTSKKSKRTLKIRQRRLSRKKKGSANRKKEAQKVGRLHKKHADKRNAYQWFVANKIVRKADAVSVEDLNIKGMKAKCKPQPDDVKQGRFLKNGQSQKRGLNRSISDASWGTLIEKIQYTAAKSGKSFFKVDPKNTSRTCSKCGVIDALSRFGEKFTCVACGYETHADKQAAVNIKNRTIQQNGLNIKKLKKVRRDSAEPKQLKLFETPTVESTMVKRKQYRASDGKRGVPGNSPTQLSLWDIGDLA, from the coding sequence ATGCAGGTTAGTTATCAGTACAAGTTACGTCCTAATCAAAGTCAATCAAAAGTTATGGATTCGTGGTTAGATATGCAGCGTAGTTTGTATAACTGGTTTTTGGCTGACCGCATTGATGGATACTATCAAACCTTTGTGATGGGTGAATATTGCGATATTAGAACAAAAACTGAACGATATCCACTGAGTTGTTCGTTAAGCAAAAATTCTCACCTACATAATCCGTGGAAAAATCCAGATAAGGATGGACTCATCAAAAAACGTTCTGCAAGTTTGATGCAAGATGCATATCTGACAGAATTAAAGCAAGCTAGACCGTGGTACAAAACAATTCATTCAAATGTGTTGCAAATGTTGATTAAACGTCTTGATGCAGCAATGGCAGGATTTTTTCAACACGGTCGTGGCTTTCCATCATTTAAAAACAAATCTAATTTTCGTTCATTTCAATACAAGCCAGGTGATGTCAAATTAAATAAAAATAAAATTTACTTACCATCAATAGGTTGGATGAGATTTTTTAATTCTCGAACTATACCTACAGGATTTGAAATTCGTACAGTCACTATGCGAAAAAAGGCAGATGGATGGTACGGAAGTATTTTAATCGAGAATAAGGAAATCCCTAATTTTCCCAATCCTAGAGAGATAAATACTCTGATATCTCTAGATATGGGGATAACAAAGCTTGTTCATTGCTCGGATGGAACGGATTTTGTCAATCCTCGCCCCAGTACTTCTAAAAAAAGTAAACGGACTTTAAAAATCAGGCAGCGACGTTTATCTAGGAAAAAGAAGGGTAGTGCTAATCGAAAGAAAGAAGCACAAAAAGTAGGTAGGCTCCACAAAAAGCACGCTGACAAACGTAATGCTTATCAGTGGTTTGTAGCTAACAAAATAGTCAGAAAAGCGGACGCTGTTAGTGTAGAAGATTTAAACATCAAAGGGATGAAGGCAAAGTGCAAGCCTCAACCCGATGATGTTAAGCAAGGTCGCTTTCTCAAGAATGGTCAAAGTCAAAAACGTGGCTTGAATCGTTCCATCTCCGATGCTTCATGGGGTACTTTGATAGAAAAAATCCAGTACACGGCTGCAAAGTCGGGAAAAAGTTTTTTCAAAGTAGATCCAAAAAACACTTCTCGTACTTGTTCTAAATGCGGTGTCATAGATGCTTTGTCTCGTTTTGGAGAAAAGTTTACGTGCGTTGCGTGTGGATACGAAACCCATGCAGACAAACAGGCAGCTGTTAATATCAAAAATCGCACAATACAACAAAACGGATTAAATATTAAAAAATTAAAAAAGGTACGCAGGGACTCTGCGGAACCCAAACAGTTAAAACTGTTTGAAACGCCCACCGTTGAATCAACAATGGTTAAAAGGAAACAATATCGTGCCAGTGATGGCAAACGCGGTGTGCCTGGGAACTCGCCAACTCAATTGAGTTTATGGGATATTGGGGACTTGGCTTAG